A window of the Ostrea edulis chromosome 1, xbOstEdul1.1, whole genome shotgun sequence genome harbors these coding sequences:
- the LOC125673296 gene encoding kelch-like protein 26 has translation MPLSPRKMTRQLNPSGAEFINNMTDNTLPLMEMSLKARNHFEKIVQGLDDLRQKSLLCDYTLKADEESFAVHKVVMVACSDYFQAMLTSNMKECHEDIVELKGISANGLKIIVDFAYTGELKLNTQNVEDVLSAATHLQVSDAMDLCSKYLEASISVRNCVDILNIAELYSLVSLCQASRQFMLHNFEELAESEQYSMMNNVQLAQLLAENSLRVSSEFLLFNLVLKWIRYDPGEREQFVSVLIENIKLPLMSGGELVEKVSKVPIMKQNPDCSKLLTEAKDYHIVVSKQPLLQNKRTEVRSDTKVLVMCHASNLETFNFGSNKRGYLREAIVPLYNPSVAVVDNFLYTCGGKYEGAGSSTDIATARCFRYDPRFDTWFELASMNEPRKDFVMLALDSKLYAIAGQDENKVMHTVECYDITTNEWEMKQPLSRHVYGHAGCVCSDKIYVSGGQVFVGTWKKLFAYSPSEDTWEERASMLQNRLNHVMMEVKEKIYVIGGNIEDVYGFPIPIAEIERYCPSANQWTVCKAKFNIREAGSCVLNNTILIVGGIGGEHYVSEYVQKYDPEKDKVEIVEHFATRINGKACAILTLPHYI, from the coding sequence ATGCCGCTGTCACCAAGGAAGATGACCCGCCAACTGAACCCAAGCGGGGCCGAATTCATCAACAATATGACAGACAATACATTGCCGCTGATGGAAATGTCTTTAAAGGCCAGAAATCATTTTGAGAAAATTGTGCAAGGCCTAGATGACTTGCGACAGAAGTCTTTACTTTGTGACTATACTCTGAAAGCAGACGAGGAAAGTTTTGCAGTGCACAAAGTGGTTATGGTGGCGTGCAGTGATTATTTTCAAGCAATGTTGACCAGTAACATGAAAGAATGCCATGAAGATATAGTGGAATTGAAAGGAATTTCAGCGAATGGGTTGAAGATCATTGTTGACTTTGCATACACAGGAGAACTCAAATTAAACACACAGAATGTTGAAGATGTCCTGTCAGCTGCCACTCATCTACAGGTCAGTGATGCGATGGATTTATGCAGCAAATATCTGGAAGCCTCAATCTCTGTGCGAAACTGTGTCGACATTCTAAACATTGCAGAACTTTATTCCCTCGTGTCTTTGTGTCAGGCGTCCAGACAATTCATGCTCCACAACTTTGAGGAACTAGCTGAATCAGAACAGTATTCAATGATGAATAATGTGCAGTTAGCACAACTTCTGGCAGAAAACAGTCTCCGGGTCTCTTCTGAGTTTTTGCTGTTTAATCTCGTTCTAAAGTGGATTCGCTACGACCCAGGAGAACGAGAACAATTTGTGTCGGTGCTGATAGAAAACATCAAGCTTCCCCTGATGTCGGGCGGAGAACTTGTGGAGAAGGTCAGTAAAGTTCCCATCATGAAGCAGAACCCCGACTGCAGCAAACTGCTCACAGAAGCCAAGGACTACCACATTGTTGTCAGCAAGCAACCACTTCTTCAGAACAAGAGAACGGAGGTTCGCTCGGATACAAAAGTTCTTGTCATGTGTCATGCTTCCAATCTGGAGACCTTTAATTTTGGAAGTAACAAGCGGGGCTACCTAAGGGAGGCTATTGTTCCATTGTACAATCCTTCAGTTGCTGTGGTGGATAATTTTCTGTACACGTGTGGAGGAAAATATGAAGGTGCTGGAAGCAGCACAGACATCGCAACAGCACGATGCTTCAGATACGACCCTAGATTTGACACTTGGTTTGAGTTGGCCTCTATGAATGAACCTAGAAAAGACTTTGTAATGCTGGCATTGGACTCGAAACTCTATGCAATTGCAGGGCAGGATGAAAACAAAGTGATGCACACGGTAGAATGCTATGATATCACGACCAACGAATGGGAGATGAAACAGCCTCTGAGTCGGCATGTTTATGGCCATGCTGGTTGTGTGTGCAGTGACAAAATCTACGTATCAGGAGGGCAGGTGTTTGTTGGAACTTGGAAAAAACTCTTTGCATACAGTCCAAGTGAAGACACTTGGGAAGAGCGAGCTTCAATGCTTCAAAACCGGCTCAATCATGTCATGATGGAAGTTAAAGAAAAGATTTATGTTATTGGGGGAAACATTGAGGATGTGTATGGGTTTCCGATCCCGATTGCAGAAATAGAAAGATACTGCCCGTCAGCCAATCAATGGACAGTCTGCAAAGCAAAATTCAACATTCGGGAAGCGGGCTCATGTGTCTTGAACAATACAATTTTGATTGTTGGAGGAATAGGTGGAGAGCATTATGTGTCCGAGTATGTGCAGAAGTATGACCCAGAAAAAGACAAAGTGGAAATAGTTGAACATTTTGCCACCAGAATCAATGGAAAGGCTTGTGCAATATTAACTCTTCCTCATTATATTTAG